The following proteins are encoded in a genomic region of Polyangiaceae bacterium:
- a CDS encoding serine/threonine-protein phosphatase, whose protein sequence is MRTRFAGMTDVGLMREHNEDNLLVMPEYHVVAVADGMGGHRSGDVASRLAVSTLSDFFSVTVGRDGTWPFPADPNLTEEENYIVTGLRLANRRIFDRSLKTMADFGMGTTIVTAMFDKTAARVTIGHVGDSRCYRIRGETITQLTRDHSLISDAQHMAPWMTAEEIRRLPPNVITRALGIREDVLVDKMTEDTDAGDIYLLCSDGLSGLVKDPEMRDIVLNAASLDDACRLLIDRANFHGGSDNITVVLARVEEDEAG, encoded by the coding sequence ATGCGAACCCGGTTCGCCGGGATGACCGACGTAGGCCTGATGCGTGAGCACAACGAGGACAACCTCCTCGTGATGCCCGAGTACCATGTCGTGGCAGTAGCCGACGGGATGGGTGGGCATCGATCTGGTGACGTAGCAAGCCGACTGGCAGTCTCCACCCTCTCAGACTTTTTCTCGGTAACCGTTGGGCGTGATGGCACGTGGCCATTTCCTGCTGATCCGAACCTGACGGAAGAAGAAAACTACATCGTGACGGGGCTTCGCCTTGCGAACCGTCGCATCTTCGACCGATCGCTGAAGACGATGGCGGACTTCGGGATGGGGACGACGATCGTGACGGCGATGTTCGACAAGACCGCGGCGCGCGTAACGATCGGCCATGTCGGCGACAGTCGTTGTTACCGCATTCGTGGTGAGACGATCACGCAGCTCACGCGGGATCACTCGCTCATCAGCGATGCGCAGCACATGGCGCCGTGGATGACGGCCGAAGAGATCCGACGGCTTCCGCCCAACGTGATCACGCGAGCGCTCGGGATCCGCGAAGACGTGCTCGTCGACAAGATGACGGAAGATACCGACGCCGGAGACATTTATCTTTTGTGTTCGGACGGTTTGTCGGGGCTCGTGAAGGATCCCGAGATGCGGGACATCGTGCTGAATGCCGCGTCGCTCGACGATGCATGCCGGCTGCTCATCGACCGCGCAAACTTTCACGGCGGATCGGACAACATCACGGTCGTTCTGGCGCGAGTGGAAGAAGACGAAGCGGGCTGA
- a CDS encoding FAD-dependent oxidoreductase: MDRRAFLTALATGWAIDAALPDRKPMGGRIIGASHGVGHLLRDGATAKTNDAPDEADVVIVGSGIAGLSAAWRLAPAALDVRVLELESFVGGTSTWGDDGALAYPWGAHYLAAPNPEARAALRLLEQMGALVGWDAANRPQFDPRLLCHAPQERLFYRGAWHQGLTPQDELDDHDREDIERFQDLEHELTNRRGRDGRPAFQIPLAFSSRDPDLLALDRIDMRTYLERERFTSPFLRWYVRYACLDDFGAEPEEVSAWAALHYFAGRKLKTPELEGSHFLVWPEGNGRLTKALLERSNASIKLDALVTAIEVLPDKHVEVQWVDVRQKLTRRTRARAVVLASPAFVTRRIFPRASERLPIRTSSPWVVANMHVTRPIDPNMAWDSVLYDAAGLGYVDARHQLTEMSERTVLTYYRAYGGPDVAGARTSLLRAPWTQLADEVLRDLHPAHPDLRERIERMDVCVWGHAMPRPRPGFLTDRPFEPTSLLDDRVAWAHADQPGMALFEESQASGVRAAEALASALGVKLGPTWL; the protein is encoded by the coding sequence ATGGACCGTCGCGCTTTTCTCACGGCGCTTGCTACCGGCTGGGCGATCGACGCTGCCCTTCCCGACCGCAAGCCCATGGGTGGACGGATCATCGGCGCATCGCATGGCGTGGGACACCTTCTCCGGGACGGCGCAACGGCCAAGACAAACGATGCACCGGACGAAGCCGACGTGGTCATCGTGGGCAGTGGGATCGCAGGGCTCTCGGCTGCATGGCGTCTTGCACCGGCGGCGCTCGACGTGCGCGTGCTCGAGCTGGAATCGTTCGTCGGTGGAACGAGCACGTGGGGCGATGATGGAGCGCTAGCGTATCCGTGGGGCGCGCACTATCTGGCCGCGCCAAACCCGGAAGCACGAGCCGCCCTGCGGCTGCTCGAACAGATGGGTGCCCTCGTGGGTTGGGACGCCGCCAATCGTCCCCAATTCGATCCACGTCTGCTTTGTCACGCGCCTCAGGAGCGCCTGTTCTACCGCGGTGCTTGGCATCAGGGTCTCACGCCGCAAGACGAGCTCGATGATCACGATCGTGAAGACATCGAACGTTTTCAGGATCTCGAACACGAGCTCACGAATCGAAGGGGACGAGACGGAAGGCCCGCGTTTCAGATTCCGCTCGCATTCTCGTCGCGTGATCCGGACTTGCTGGCGCTCGATCGCATCGACATGCGGACATACTTGGAGCGCGAACGATTCACGTCGCCGTTTCTCCGCTGGTATGTGCGTTATGCGTGCTTGGACGACTTCGGAGCCGAGCCGGAGGAGGTCTCCGCATGGGCAGCGCTGCACTACTTCGCGGGACGAAAACTCAAGACACCCGAGCTCGAAGGTAGCCACTTTCTCGTGTGGCCCGAAGGCAACGGCAGACTCACCAAGGCGCTTCTCGAGCGATCGAACGCATCGATCAAGCTCGATGCACTCGTGACGGCGATCGAGGTTCTACCGGACAAACATGTCGAAGTTCAGTGGGTGGATGTGCGGCAGAAGCTCACGCGTCGCACGCGAGCGCGCGCGGTCGTGCTCGCATCGCCCGCGTTCGTGACGCGACGGATTTTCCCTCGCGCCTCGGAGCGCTTGCCCATACGCACGAGTTCACCGTGGGTCGTGGCGAACATGCATGTGACGCGACCGATCGATCCGAACATGGCGTGGGATTCGGTGCTGTATGACGCAGCAGGACTCGGTTACGTCGACGCGCGGCATCAGCTCACGGAGATGTCGGAACGCACTGTGCTCACGTATTACCGAGCGTACGGAGGGCCAGACGTTGCTGGGGCACGAACGTCGCTCTTGCGCGCTCCATGGACGCAGCTAGCGGACGAAGTGTTGCGAGATCTGCACCCTGCGCATCCTGATCTGCGCGAGCGGATCGAGCGCATGGACGTGTGCGTATGGGGACACGCGATGCCTCGACCACGTCCGGGCTTTCTGACCGATCGACCCTTCGAACCGACGTCCCTGCTCGATGATCGCGTTGCATGGGCACATGCCGATCAGCCAGGCATGGCGCTCTTCGAAGAGTCGCAAGCATCGGGCGTCCGGGCTGCAGAGGCGCTCGCATCGGCGCTTGGAGTCAAGCTGGGTCCGACGTGGTTGTGA
- a CDS encoding polyamine aminopropyltransferase: MPLPRRLIQPALLGMVTVIATSGLVYELVTGTLASYVLGDSVTQFSLVIGLYLFAMGIGSYLSKFLEDRLLERFVEIELCLALAGGLSAPLLFKVYTATAAFRLALYGIVLLIGTLVGLEIPLLIRLLQFSLDLKELVARVLTLDYIGALIASLLFPSLLLPRLGVHQTSLFFGILNAIVALLATFLFPLDRSVAIRLRAQCVLITAVLCVGFGLVTRFVDRSETLYFGSPIIHVAQSPYQRIVITRSPRTTRLFLNGNLQFSSDDEQRYHEVLVHPAVAALGRDPRTVMVLGGGDGLAVRELLKYESIERIVLVDLDAAVTDAFRNLPVARELNGGALDDPRVTIRNEDAYKFLEEAREAFDLAIVDFPDPSNYAVGKLYTVAFYNLLRERLSVRGVAVVQATSPQYARESFWCIVQTLESSGFHTAPLHVYVPSFGDWGFVLIGGDNLSPPSSLRIDPARLRWLDAAGLPELFRFPRDIGRVETVTNRLNDQKLVSIYAREWGVFTR, from the coding sequence ATGCCGCTGCCGCGTCGCCTGATTCAGCCCGCGCTCCTGGGCATGGTAACCGTGATCGCCACGTCGGGGCTCGTCTACGAGCTCGTGACGGGAACGCTCGCCAGTTACGTGCTCGGTGATTCGGTCACGCAATTCAGCTTGGTGATCGGTCTGTACCTGTTCGCCATGGGGATTGGCTCGTACCTGTCCAAATTCCTCGAAGACAGGCTCCTCGAGCGGTTTGTCGAAATTGAACTTTGTCTGGCGCTCGCAGGTGGTTTGTCCGCACCGCTGCTGTTCAAAGTTTACACGGCGACCGCAGCATTTCGTCTCGCTCTTTACGGCATCGTGCTGCTCATCGGGACCCTGGTTGGCTTGGAAATACCCCTGCTCATCCGGCTCCTGCAATTTTCGTTGGACCTCAAAGAGCTCGTCGCCCGCGTCCTCACACTCGACTACATCGGCGCGCTCATCGCGAGTCTGCTTTTCCCATCGCTCTTGCTCCCACGGCTCGGCGTGCATCAGACGAGCCTCTTCTTCGGCATCCTCAACGCCATCGTCGCGCTGCTCGCCACGTTTCTGTTCCCACTCGACCGCTCGGTGGCGATTCGATTGCGCGCGCAGTGTGTCCTCATCACTGCGGTTCTCTGCGTCGGGTTTGGCTTGGTGACTCGCTTCGTGGATCGATCCGAAACGCTCTATTTTGGATCGCCGATCATTCACGTCGCGCAGTCGCCGTACCAACGCATCGTCATCACGCGATCCCCTCGAACGACGCGCCTGTTTCTCAATGGAAACCTCCAGTTTTCCTCGGATGACGAACAGCGCTACCACGAGGTGCTCGTGCATCCGGCGGTCGCGGCGCTCGGGCGCGACCCTCGCACGGTCATGGTGCTCGGCGGTGGTGACGGGCTCGCTGTACGAGAGCTGCTCAAGTACGAATCGATTGAACGCATCGTGCTCGTGGACCTCGATGCAGCCGTGACGGATGCGTTTCGCAACTTGCCGGTCGCGCGCGAGCTCAATGGGGGCGCGCTCGATGATCCACGCGTGACCATTCGCAACGAAGATGCCTACAAGTTTCTCGAAGAAGCGCGCGAAGCGTTCGATCTGGCGATCGTCGACTTCCCCGACCCTTCGAACTACGCCGTCGGCAAACTGTACACCGTCGCTTTTTACAATCTGTTGCGTGAACGTTTGTCCGTTCGAGGCGTCGCCGTCGTGCAAGCGACGTCGCCGCAATACGCTCGTGAATCGTTTTGGTGCATCGTACAGACACTCGAGTCGTCGGGGTTTCACACGGCACCGCTTCACGTGTACGTCCCGAGCTTCGGAGACTGGGGGTTTGTCCTCATTGGCGGCGACAATCTCTCGCCGCCAAGCTCGCTGCGCATCGATCCCGCGCGCCTTCGTTGGCTCGACGCGGCGGGGTTGCCCGAGCTGTTCCGCTTCCCGCGGGACATCGGTCGCGTCGAGACCGTGACGAACCGATTGAACGACCAGAAACTCGTGTCGATCTACGCGCGCGAGTGGGGCGTGTTCACGCGCTGA
- a CDS encoding DUF4178 domain-containing protein, translated as MTNPFDRQAACPSCGAPITFRFAGAAAQVCRSCNFVVARTDRNLVAVGRMADLVDIPSPLTLGATGRWNGTEPFVVDGRVQLDRASAPGAPWQEFFIAFPNSGKWCWVASAQGRWYSTTEFPIPPVGLPAINSLRPGQTIQLGEYGAWTVAEVGQRRVVSGEGELPAVAQPGLPTGFVDIAGPNGAFGTLDYGDGRNIPPKLYLGRQIDPAIMALDSGQQVQAAEAKVTSVACPNCGGNLPLVTPGQTERVVCRYCGMASDLANGALKALGPAPKPPIEPYIPLGTEGTLRQNRVICIGFTIRGCTVEGERYRWREYLLYAGPRIGYLWLMEEDGAWWLVTPIPPGEVAVSGGSALYKQNYYNWKQSVRAETEYVIGEFYWKVEIGESVQATEYEGSGGKVSVEQNNKEVTYSFCERLSPNEIGTAFGIKAPSGGSASSEGGGCGTIIVIAIVILILILVLADCDGCGGGGGGGVFIGGPSFGGGK; from the coding sequence GTGACTAACCCGTTCGACCGCCAGGCGGCGTGTCCGTCGTGCGGGGCTCCGATCACGTTTCGTTTTGCCGGAGCCGCGGCGCAGGTTTGCCGAAGCTGCAACTTCGTCGTCGCACGCACCGATCGCAACCTCGTCGCTGTCGGCCGCATGGCCGACCTCGTCGACATTCCGTCTCCGTTGACGCTCGGCGCAACGGGCCGATGGAACGGCACCGAGCCGTTCGTCGTCGACGGCCGCGTGCAACTCGATCGTGCCAGTGCCCCCGGGGCCCCTTGGCAAGAGTTCTTCATCGCGTTTCCGAACAGCGGCAAATGGTGCTGGGTCGCAAGCGCTCAAGGCCGGTGGTACTCGACGACCGAGTTCCCCATTCCGCCCGTGGGCCTACCTGCGATCAACTCGCTCCGCCCAGGCCAGACGATTCAGCTTGGCGAGTACGGCGCTTGGACGGTTGCCGAAGTTGGACAACGGCGTGTCGTTTCGGGTGAAGGCGAGCTGCCAGCGGTGGCGCAGCCGGGTTTGCCCACGGGGTTTGTCGACATCGCGGGGCCAAACGGCGCCTTCGGCACGCTCGATTACGGCGACGGACGCAACATCCCGCCCAAGCTCTACCTCGGACGCCAGATCGACCCAGCCATCATGGCGCTCGATTCCGGCCAACAGGTGCAGGCCGCCGAAGCGAAAGTCACGAGCGTTGCGTGTCCCAACTGCGGCGGCAATCTCCCGCTGGTTACTCCAGGACAAACCGAACGCGTCGTTTGTCGCTACTGCGGTATGGCCAGCGACTTGGCCAACGGCGCCCTGAAGGCCCTCGGTCCCGCGCCCAAACCGCCCATCGAACCCTACATCCCGCTCGGTACCGAAGGCACGCTGCGGCAAAACCGCGTCATCTGCATCGGCTTCACCATCCGCGGCTGCACCGTCGAGGGCGAACGCTACAGGTGGCGCGAGTACCTGCTCTATGCAGGCCCGCGTATTGGCTACTTGTGGCTCATGGAAGAGGACGGCGCGTGGTGGCTCGTCACGCCCATCCCTCCAGGCGAAGTCGCCGTCTCGGGCGGCAGCGCGCTCTACAAGCAGAACTACTACAACTGGAAGCAGAGCGTTCGAGCGGAGACTGAATACGTCATCGGCGAGTTCTACTGGAAGGTGGAGATCGGCGAATCGGTTCAGGCGACCGAATACGAAGGATCGGGCGGCAAAGTCAGCGTCGAGCAGAACAACAAGGAAGTCACGTATTCGTTCTGCGAACGTTTGTCCCCCAATGAAATTGGCACGGCGTTCGGCATCAAGGCACCGAGCGGCGGATCGGCGAGCAGCGAGGGCGGAGGCTGCG